In Oncorhynchus gorbuscha isolate QuinsamMale2020 ecotype Even-year linkage group LG02, OgorEven_v1.0, whole genome shotgun sequence, a single genomic region encodes these proteins:
- the LOC124004293 gene encoding YY1-associated factor 2 yields the protein MGDKKSPTRPKRQPKPSSDDAYWDCSVCTFRNTAEAFKCMMCDVRKGTSTRKPRPVSQMVAQQVTAQFASPTQPKKEKREKSEKEKSEKEPTQKKNSHKKTRPRLKNVDRSSAQHLEVTVGDLTVIITDFKEKTKPASTPSSAASADQHSQSGNTSSDNTERGVSRSSSPRGEGSSVNSESH from the exons ATGGGAGACAAGAAGAGCCCCACAAG gcCGAAGCGGCAACCCAAGCCCTCTTCTGACGATGCCTACTGGGACTGTAGCGTATGTACTTTCAGGAACACCGCCGAAGCTTTCAAGTGTATGATGTGCGATGTCAGAAAGGGAACGTCAACACG GAAGCCTCGCCCTGTCTCCCAAATGGTTGCCCAGCAAGTCACTGCACAGTTTGCTTCACCCACACAACCCaaaaaagagaagagggagaaatcGGAGAAAGAGAAGAGTGAAAAGGAACCAACACAGAAAAAGAACAGCCACAAGAAGACGAG GCCCAGGTTAAAAAACGTGGACCGGAGCAGTGCCCAGCACCTAGAGGTAACGGTGGGTGACCTGACGGTCATAATCACAGACTTTAAGGAGAAAACCAAGCCCGCCTCCACTCCTTCCAGTGCCGCCTCGGCAGACCAGCACAGCCAGAGCGGCAACACCAGTTCTGACAACACTGAAAGGGGGGTGTCCCGGTCGTCCTCGCCGCGGGGGGAGGGGTCCTCAGTTAACAGCGAGAGTCActaa